The DNA region AAAACAGCAAAAAGAGATGATGAATTTCGAATCACCTTGAGATGGAGGTTTCTGAAATCGTGTTCTCAAGCGCTCTAcagctccagatcttctcctttgatcttgccttgaagctttgtgcaaacAGGAACACTTGAAACCACTTGATTCtacttcaattttcaaattccatcGCCATGCTCATGTACATGAACTGCTCGAATTCTGGCTTGATTGATCCaaacagatgatgattcttgatcagtgaaggatgatgatcaagaatatgcaataatttttggtgtttgtgtggagaaaatcaaaattctaagtgagagaaaatggagggagttttgaattttcagatctgaattggttctgttatgcagttatgattagggtttgaGCTTATATATGCCTTGTTAATGATGCTGCTAATCACACTTTCCATTTGTTAATCAAGATTAAGGAGTTTTGgagcaatttgcaaaaatgcaaaattgGCTAGCATGGCCATACTACACGTGCAATCTCCCATGCTGAGCTTCTAATTCACACAaaatcatccaatggtcatgCTTTGATGTTTAATTTGCTTGCaccttaagccaaaaatgaataatgaatattttcttcaaaatgcacatgtatgaaATAGTGAGAACACAAGCCATGATTCCTTTGCATAATTGAGccaaatgatgtcattttgagatgtcttgcacataaagagcattttgcaaaaagaatggaccaaattggagcgttgtatcaaaagttaggccattttaaatttccatgcacaccttgtgatcaaatgaccataacttctcaaccattcatcatatggacatgaattaggactttttggaaaggggaaacaaagatctacaactttcatgttcaccaaaaatccatttgaaacttctttaACATTGACAAGTCAATTGAATATGGACTAAAAACTTcccaaatttggaaactttgaattataggtcattttccatttttagtaacttttgccatgacctttgaatcttcaagatggaagtttagaatgaagaataggcctcatttgaacattattgaggtgtctcaactcatttccccacctcatagccctcagttgactgcacagttgacttttttgggtcctcaaatgaccttgaaatgtctggatgaacttgagcctttaccacttgatgaaatggcttcaaaatgaaaccctagctaATGTAAGCTTcttataatgatcatgtggtcctcatctcaagaaaaatacctcatctcttacacaaaggatcttcttgaagctcttgacctgatgattgcttgagctacaacaaaagatgttaatgacatatttttgtgcttttggttagtaaacaaaaatgagaaaagcaatgatatacaattcaagcatgctttgtgatctcaaaccactcacaagagatccctacccaaagggaaagggagccaagatgctcaatgatccttgaggctatgcaatgcaatgttatgatgccatgagggatcttagggacaaaattggggtcttacaataagaaaaatcaagattgatgtatggttaatgattagcaggattgcaattgttaaggttttgATATAGTGAAGCCATATTAGATATCACttaggactagggataccctatggttaccgaattattcttgttaaattaaaattacttggtttcatcataatcacctgAGGATTCAGAGGTTAGGttgaataccaaaggtttccctccgaGGTCTTAGGGGGAAACAATCTTAAGATCTGGTAATTGAAACAATTCTcattattaaggagatatacactcaagggtcattacaAGAGATTTTCACACACCATCCTTAGCATATTACTATCATCTGTGAAcatatttattttgttttattttcccTTACAGTGAATTTTACAAAACCCCAACTAttacttttgttcaattgagtgaCTATTTTCACATATATTGCTGCGtaatcctcgagatcgatctttgggaaacatccctattattactacatcggcaaaatagtacacttgctactttcccgatcaagtttttggcgccgttgtcggggattgcTAAATATAAGTTTAAATTATctcaattaaaattttgttgctctgcaactacAATTTATTTTTCGTTATgttgaatattttatttttattatatcAACTAATCCGTGTCTGATATTTGTATGTAAGGTAAGGCCTCAACTGATTTTCCTTTTGATGCGGAAATCGAGAGAACCTTGCGGgcaagactcagacaagctcGATTAGCCAGATTGGAATCAGACGAAGAACAACTTTCCATCGATTCAGGTTCAGATTCAAGTTCTAATAGAGAGATCGAAATTATGGCTGAAGCTCCACCGCCACCAGAAAGACTGTTGGGAGACTACGGAGGTGAAAATGCACAAACCGACATATTAACTATTGTCAACCAAGCAGTGAACGTGGCTAATTTCCAGCTGCGCCCGAGTACCATTAATCATCTTGAAAGGAAGCATTTTATTGGAAATGtgaatgaagatgcaaacaagcatttgcATAGGTTTTCGACCATGAGCAACACTaaaaaattgatggtcacaccgAAGAAGCCAACAAATTGAGAATGTTCCTGTTTACCTTAGCGGAAGAAGCTGAAGAATGGTTTTATTCCCTACCTGCCGGTAGCATCACATCTTGGGAAGAAATGGAAAAAGCCttcctgaatgagtattttccaacATCGGTATTTTTGCGGaagaggtatgaaattctgaattttaagcagaaggacgaggaaactttgggagacgcttacaagagattcaagagagtcCTAGTAGcctgcccaactcataatatggatgcAACTGAACATATGGAGATGTTTGTGAATTGTCTCAAAATAAAGACTAAACAACTGATTGATACTGCAGCCGGTAGTTCCACAAATTTTTCAATAGCCATcggtatcaagaagatcattgaagcTATTGCTGCTAATGAGCACATGGAGTTGTATGATAGGTGTCAAAGCAAACCAGAAGGGGTTATAGATTTAAAGTTGGAAACTAATAAAATCCGTATTGAAGATACTGTAGCTGTTGAAGTTGATAAGAAGCTGAAggcgatgaatataggtacccaACAGGTGGCACATGTCCAACCGACTCCTACTGTCTGTTGTGAAATTTGTAGTGGTATGCACAAAACTGTGTATTGTTTTACAACTCCTCAATAAGTGGAGGAAATCAAATTTTTGAAGCAGAACAAACGTTATTCCAACACGTACAATCcgggttggaagaatcatcccaacttctcATGGAAAGACGAAAAAGGAACAGCCCCTCAACATGGTCAGtaccaaactcaatatcaacaaaAACAGCAGCAACATGCCCCTAAGAAAGCTGATTGGGAAATTGCTATTGAAAGAATGGCAGCTCATAATGTtcaatttcaagaagaaaccTGGAACAATTAGAAGAACACCACAACATCCGTAAATAATCttgaagtccaaatgggtcaAATCGCTCAGCAACTAGCTTCGAGTTATCAAGCACAAGGTGCTCTACCCAGTGCAACCGTGACAAATcctagagagcataataatgtgagcATGGTGACAACAAGAAGTGGTAAATCGGATGAAGTTGTCGAGAAAGTGGATGAAGAGGAAAACCAATTGATCAAAGTGGACCttgagatcaaagaaaatgaagttgttaGGGAAGAAATGGTAGCACCGAAACCTCTGGTGAAAGAAACAGTCATTGAGGCCAAGCTGGTTGTTAAGCTTCCCTTCCCCACTAGAAACAAGAAAAAGGGacaacatgagaaaaactttgaaaaattcttagagttgttcaagaagctAGAGATTAACATTCCTTTGTTGGaggca from Lathyrus oleraceus cultivar Zhongwan6 chromosome 1, CAAS_Psat_ZW6_1.0, whole genome shotgun sequence includes:
- the LOC127095713 gene encoding uncharacterized protein LOC127095713: MGQIAQQLASSYQAQGALPSATVTNPREHNNVSMVTTRSGKSDEVVEKVDEEENQLIKVDLEIKENEVVREEMVAPKPLVKETVIEAKLVVKLPFPTRNKKKGQHEKNFEKFLELFKKLEINIPLLEALEQMPTYAKFMKDIILKRRTTDTNPIILTETCSAILQGMKIPIKKKDQGAVTIPYTIGDRSFNKAIINPGASASLMP